The segment ttttttggctgcgtggcttgaaaaattttttcaaatcgaCCGTCTGTAGTGTATTAGCttatgtactttaattacagaaaaagagTTTTTATTCTACACGGTCAAAAAAGGTATAGtgtatttgaaagaaattggTAAAACAGACCACTTTAGAATTATCTTAAGTTACaactttttatcttatttttagcaaaacttgatttagttttttaattatatctttttaaaataaatttcaatatttatatattttcagaagATAGATGTTCATGATTTTACATAAGATCACATTGAAGAACAcatgtcttattttttttacagatgtaAACCACTATTATCTTCagatataaattctaaatttattacaagttaCAACTggatacataaaaaatgtaaaaggagacgaatatataaaatggagGAAATAAATATAGAGCAAGAACATTCCTATTTGTATAGATTTCAGTTCAAAAATCGAAGCGTACAAATGACTAGAAATATGGTTTGGTCATTTTGTGAGGGTGATCTTCTTGCTTTTAAACGCGCAAAGAACGGTACAATTAAAAAgggtaaaaatattttgaaaactgaCAAGGCTTTTATTGAAACTTATACTCATTGcggtaattatattataagtgGCGACAggtaagtatttatttatgaactgtgttttatgtttatttctttttttttttttttttcaaaatttttttcagagaagGTATTATTAACCGCTGggaaattaaagataatcaAAAGGATTTTTTACGTAAacctttaaaaatacataatgtgcattataaaattcaactaaTAAACGCAACATCGCAACACATTATAACTggttctaaaaatttattaaaggcaagattaaagaaaaattgcaataatgctATGTTAATGTAGtatgtaaaaagtttgtttttgTAGATACTGAAATATTCAGATGATAGAAAAGGTTGTACGGaagaaaacgaaatattttgtgGCAACAGATATTATATTGAATCAATCTCATTTGACCCTAAAGGAACAAAATTTGCGGTTACTTCCACTGATTGTTCAGGCTTTCCTCCTCGTAAGTCGTCGTTTCTAATTTACGATTTTGATAAAAGGTAAGttatgtttcaattaattaatcggtTTCTACAAATGTTTGATTGAACATTGACTACATTTACACGTCAATCTCAATTGGATATAGTAACATCCATAGTTATGAAACCCGATTGACGTTGTGTAAATGTACTCATGGACTATGTTTATACAGACACTATTATATGATccgatttaataacatttctaattataatttacaaaaacgaTTTAATAACccgaaaattctaaaaaatataaaactgtaaaaatacaatatatatgaaCCTAACCAAGTACGTATGTTTGGAATATACAACAAACTAATGTAAAGGAATTTTAGTTATCagataatgaatataaaatatgatgatCCTTGTCGGCAACTAATATGGGAGGATACTCACACTATTCTCATGCGTTTTgattattctattaaaaaaatggatttgaggtaataaatcttattgttaatatcaATTAGCCAttcaatttgtttatatttgttactgTGATTTCAGAACATCCGAATTTGTACGTACATGGGATTCTTCCAAATATCGCCCGTCACGCTGTTGCTCATCAGATAATATAAACACTTTTATGACAGGGCATTATATGGTTGTTATGTGGGATCAGAGACAAAGTGTTGCCATTCaagtttgtattattttcaaatttttcgtATCTTGTACTTTAGTGAATTAGTGAATtagtgaattattattaactctcttgaaaatttttagacgTATGATATAAATGGCTCAATATATGCTTTAGAATTTGATAGTTCCCATATGTATGCTGTTGCCGGAAATGGTCTTTATGAATTGGACTTTACGAGAAAAACCtactttaatcataaaaaaataaaaacgttttttggcaatttttattaaataaaaaatgtgtgaaaattctttttattatattttgattatttacataaattcaaTGAACTCTATACAATCTGGAAAACGCCGTGCTGCTCAACATGCGATCATACAAAGAGAGCATTTggattatttcatttttttctgttgtaGACTCTCTTCATTAAAGTCTATTCATGTATATATTCATATGTATACtctacacatatgtatataaaaaatggaggTTTTAATAAGCTTACGAAGAAATGAATCAAAACAATCCCACTA is part of the Linepithema humile isolate Giens D197 chromosome 3, Lhum_UNIL_v1.0, whole genome shotgun sequence genome and harbors:
- the LOC105669750 gene encoding F-box/WD repeat-containing protein 4-like isoform X1 — encoded protein: MSVSYNLPNEILEKIFNFCDVYTLSQISMVCIQFNNVAKYILIKKSEHLLVTNQKSEKFCERCKPLLSSDINSKFITSYNWIHKKCKRRRIYKMEEINIEQEHSYLYRFQFKNRSVQMTRNMVWSFCEGDLLAFKRAKNGTIKKGKNILKTDKAFIETYTHCGNYIISGDREGIINRWEIKDNQKDFLRKPLKIHNVHYKIQLINATSQHIITGSKNLLKILKYSDDRKGCTEENEIFCGNRYYIESISFDPKGTKFAVTSTDCSGFPPRKSSFLIYDFDKSYQIMNIKYDDPCRQLIWEDTHTILMRFDYSIKKMDLRTSEFVRTWDSSKYRPSRCCSSDNINTFMTGHYMVVMWDQRQSVAIQTYDINGSIYALEFDSSHMYAVAGNGLYELDFTRKTYFNHKKIKTFFGNFY
- the LOC105669750 gene encoding uncharacterized protein isoform X2, translating into MSVSYNLPNEILEKIFNFCDVYTLSQISMVCIQFNNVAKYILIKKSEHLLVTNQKSEKFCERCKPLLSSDINSKFITSYNWIHKKCKRRRIYKMEEINIEQEHSYLYRFQFKNRSVQMTRNMVWSFCEGDLLAFKRAKNGTIKKGKNILKTDKAFIETYTHCGNYIISGDREGIINRWEIKDNQKDFLRKPLKIHNVHYKIQLINATSQHIITGSKNLLKILKYSDDRKGCTEENEIFCGNRYYIESISFDPKGTKFAVTSTDCSGFPPRKSSFLIYDFDKRTSEFVRTWDSSKYRPSRCCSSDNINTFMTGHYMVVMWDQRQSVAIQTYDINGSIYALEFDSSHMYAVAGNGLYELDFTRKTYFNHKKIKTFFGNFY